The genome window ATACTCtaacaataaataaatatatatatatatatatatatatataaaacaaatacACTCATACGTTAAAAGATAAATGtatgattatatttatatttgtgGTTATcactttatatatataatcattgttaattattttaaaatgtttCTAAAAATTCCATATATACATACCacatataaacaatatattatatatatatatatatatatatatatatttatgtttatgtttatgtttatgtttatgtttatattttcttttttatcatattatatcttaagaacaaaaaaaaaaaaaaaaatatgcaTTTCTTTAATAAGAAAGGGCACTTTAATTGTGTGAAAAcatataagaataatataaaaacaattataaataataaaaagaaaggagatgattatttatttatgaataagataaaatataaagaaaaaaagaaaatatgttttaaaaatatattcttacCAGTATGTGTAGTAAATTTTAgtatattttcttttactttatataattattttaaaaaaaatgacgaaaattattttgttacAAATGAAATAACAGTTATAGatcattttgttttgtATGACTTCATAAGTACTTTGGgtgtaaataatatatctatatatttaaaaaataaattttatgaaaaattatttttgaatattcaaaatgaagaatatattCCAAAGCAAAATTCTTTATTGGGGTTAATTGAAACgatttataaaaataaaaaaaataaaataaaacttTCTAATGATATGAATCGTAAgaatgataaaataaaagaagaagacAATAAACAAAAggattattatattaatgagatatatgatgatataaataataatacaaataataaaaacatatctatgaatataaataataaaaacata of Plasmodium gaboni strain SY75 chromosome Unknown, whole genome shotgun sequence contains these proteins:
- a CDS encoding hypothetical protein (conserved Plasmodium protein, unknown function) encodes the protein MHFFNKKGHFNCVKTYKNNIKTIINNKKKGDDYLFMNKIKYKEKKKICFKNIFLPVCVVNFSIFSFTLYNYFKKNDENYFVTNEITVIDHFVLYDFISTLGVNNISIYLKNKFYEKLFLNIQNEEYIPKQNSLLGLIETIYKNKKNKIKLSNDMNRKNDKIKEEDNKQKDYYINEIYDDINNNTNNKNISMNINNKNISMNINMHNKNIINNAHYDPFIYFLFENIKNNNINHTKKKILSSILFY